Genomic window (Zingiber officinale cultivar Zhangliang chromosome 2B, Zo_v1.1, whole genome shotgun sequence):
TCAATTGAGGCTATCAATTAAGAAGGCTTATTCGattgggctaatcgattaagaCATTTTTGCAAGTGAACAGAGAGCTAcagaatcgattgggtaatcgattaaggctCTCTAAATCTATTGGgatgactcaccaatcgattagagtTCGAAAAAAGAGACGTTCTGCAAGTGTTAGACGGTTGGATGACATGGCAATCAATTAAGGAAAAGCTGAATTGATTGGGAGACATCAagtgaaccctagaaaagggttttcatGGAGTTTTCAAGAAAGATCTTACACTACTCTTCAACGTTGATTCTTGAGAGTTAGGGAGACAAATACTGCTACATTTCCCACCTTCAAGATGCATCAAAAAGCAAGAAAAGCTCAAGAAAATCAAGGTTCAAAGTGCTAAGTCGTGTTTcgatttgtatttgtatttgtttcCTTGTTTCGAGTTGTATTCTTATTTGTGATCTTATACGAGGTTTCGTCACCTCCATATTATGGATGAGAATGAGCTCTTTCATAGtgtatgtgtgtgtgtgagagagtcggatccttggattagtcaccttaaggaggtagataccaagtaaatcgttCTATTAGCATTAGTGAGTCTTCGCTTTAAGATATCCGCTACAAATCATCATCAATGAAGTGAGAGAAGCTATTGACCCCCCTCTTGATCTCCTTTGTCCCAACAGGAACTTCCCGAACCTTAAAaataattgcatcggtactttctTGTGTTTCGGTTGTTGCAATCCGATTTGAAAGTTGCTCGGTcacatcatcggtggattgaatgttcaGATTCACTATTTCCATGCCCCTCCGAGATCAAGATTATGAACCCCCCCTCGCCCTCGACCTCATTCTTGCCCCCGGCCACCTTCCATTGTAGTCAAAACTCGGAAGTGGAAGTCAAAAGTGTGTAGAATTGGATCAAAAGCGTGTAAAGATTACGGAATTGAAaattagcatagaaaaatatgGGGGTGGAAACAATGAAATGAGctttctatttatagagtttagaGAGTAATGAACACTAAATCGTagtcattaatcaaattaaatgattttaactattgaaaaatattaaaaaaaacctcTCATTTATCCCCAACGGCTAGAACCACCAGTTAATCAACAATTCCAACTGTCAATTCCAACGGGTAAAACCTAAAACAAACCAAAGCTTTGAATCAGTGGGCCAAACTGGCAATTAACTATCGATCTATGGCTATTTTTGGGCTTGAACCATCACCGGGCCAGCACCATGTCTAGCCGATTATGATTTTTGAACTAAAATTGGGTCAACATGTACTTGACCCATTGACCCTGTTCCAAGTCCATGTTGGGCCCAGTTCAAACCCGACTGTGGTCGGGTCTAGCATTGATATGATATATGTGACATTGTTGATCCTATTTCTTTAGATGACATAGATGCTAGAAATGAATTGTTGACGAGGGGATTGAATAATAACATCGATGAAAAAAATGATTTACTTTTTTGTGATAAAAATATGACTAGAAGTGAAGTTGCATGAGGTTTTGGAGTTGGTGGAGAAGCTTACAATGTTAGATCTcgagtttcatcttcttcaacaGAAGTAAGGGCAACTACATCAATAGGAACTAAGAAAATCTTCTATAAGTCAACTTATTgatgaaaaaaagaaagaaatcgaTCTTTAAGAAATTGATGAATATTCAGCTATACAAATATAAAACATCTAGTAATGATGATAATTCaacttatttattaaaattttaatgatttagatatttaaaatttttaaattaaaattatatatataattatatatgtttatttgctaatgaattttatatttatattttttttaatattttatgaaATATAATTTTGTTAGTAAAATATTTTAGTAAAGATTCCTAATATTTATTTGAATTGTAAAATTTTATGCatcattttattttgataaagtgTGTGCATCACTTTACATCGTGTATCTCAAGCTCCATAACACCTATGTTTTTGGACGTGTTACCCCTTAAATAAGTATGATCCTAACTATTACAGcaattctcaaagtaaagagtattctcatgatatttttttaaaattttgcccATGTGACATTTGATTAATATAGATTTATGTAATATTTTTCATCAACGGCTATCTACGTCAaaacaaaatctattttaaaaaaatatatcaaaatttcaAATTGTTATTCTAGAAAAAAGAGAAGCGCAGGGTTGGGTGCGAAAGGAATGGATTAcgtaaaaatctttttttttaaaaaaatatgtaataaatttaatagtaattttttttataaaaacttgtttataataataaaaactttGAGTTAGACTAGAAGACAAGATCCGTCGGATTGTCATATTTATAATCCGGTTGCATCCCGCCGGCCGGGGTACTCACTGAGAGCACACATTTCTATTCTATTCCTTGGCATTTGGCGcagccaaataaaattaaaaaaaaataaaactgggTATCGTCCAAATGTCACACGGTCAATAAAGAATTAAGATCGTGATTGGAATCCTACGTCTCTTTATCCCTATAAATAATAGCTACTTAAATGCCAGCACCCACCAATTCTACCAGACTCACATTGGACAATGGCCtcctttctcctcctcctctccctACTCGACGCCATTTTCCTCGCTGCCACTTTTTCTACCGCCTCGCCGCCGCCCGAAATCCAGATCAACGTCTGGCCTAAACCCACCTCCGTCTCCTGGTCCGATGCTGCCCCAATCGCCGTCGCTCTGTCCCCCTCCTTCCGCATCCCCAACCCTTACCCGGACAACCCCTACCTCCGCGCCGCCACCGCCCGCTACACTCGCCTCCTCCACGCCGAGCGCCATGTCCCTCTCCGCCCCCCGCCCCTGAATCTCTCCTCCAACGCTCCTCCCCTCGCCTCCCTCTCCATCTCCGTCGCCGACCCCTCCGCCCCCCTCGTCCACGCCGTCGATGAGTCCTACAGATTATCCATCTCCGCCGACAATTCCTCCTCCGCCGCCGAGCTCGTCGCTGCCACCACCTGGGGCGCGATTCGCGGCCTCGAGACCCTGTCCCAACTCGCCTGGGGCGACCCGCCGGCCGTCCCCGCCGGGATCCGGATCGAGGACCGCCCCCTCTTTCCCCACCGTGGTCTCCTCCTCGACACCTCCCGCAATTACTACCCCGTCCGCGATATCCTCCGCACCATTCGCGCCATGAGTCACAACAAGCTCAATGTCTTCCACTGGCACATCACGGACTCGCAGTCCTTCCCCATCCTCCTGCCCTCCGTGCCGGACCTTGCGCTCCGCGGCTCCTACGGCCCTTCCATGCGCTACTCCCCCGAAGACGTCCGCCGGGTCGTGCGATACGCCATGCGCCGAGGCGTTCGCGTCGTCCCTGAGATCGACGCCCCTGGTAACTAGGCAATTTCTCTGGCCACCGTTAAGTGTTCGTTAATATGCCTCACTGGAGAAGGTACGGCTGAGCCCTCATTTTCGTTCTTTAATCATCTACAGGACACACCGGCTCGTGGGCAGAGGCTTATCCGGAGATCGTCACGTGCGCGAACAGGTTCTGGGCGCCGCCCGATGGCCCGGCGCTCGCGGCGGAGCCTGGCACGGGCCAGCTCAATCCGCTCGAGCCGAAGACCTATGACGTCGTCCGCAGCGTGCTTCGCGACGTGGCCGCCCTGTTCCCGGAGTCGTTTCTCCACGCCGGGGCGGATGAGGTGAACACGGCGTGCTGGGAGCAGGACCCGGTGATCAAGCGATTCCTGAACGCAGGCGGCACCCACGGCCAGATCCTGGAGACGTTTGTAAATTCCACACGCCCCTTCATAGTGTCCGCGCTCAACCGCACCGTTGTGTACTGGGAGGACGTCCTCCTGGGCTCGGTCGCCAAGATGGGCTCCGCGTCGATGCTTCCGCCGGAGACCACCGTGCTCCAGACCTGGAACAACGGTCCCAACAACACGAAGGTGCTCACGGCAGCAGGGTATCGGGTGATCGTGTCGTCGTGGAATTTCTACTACCTGGACTGCGGCTTCGGGGGATGGCCAGGCAACGATAGCCGGTACGATCGGCAGATTGCGGACGAGCAGGGTCAGCCGTTCAACTACGCTGGCGGCGACGGGGGTTCATGGTGCGCGCCATTCAAGTCATGGCAGCGGGTCTACGACTACGACATCACGTACGGGCTTAGCGAGTCGGAGGCGGTGCTGGTGCTTGGTGGGGAGGTGGCCCTGTGGTCTGAACAGGCGGACGGATCGGTGGTGGACGGGCGGCTGTGGCCGAGGGCAGCCGCGGCGGCGGAGGCGCTGTGGTCGGGGAACCGGGACGAGGCAGGGGGGAAG
Coding sequences:
- the LOC122046481 gene encoding beta-hexosaminidase 2-like, with translation MASFLLLLSLLDAIFLAATFSTASPPPEIQINVWPKPTSVSWSDAAPIAVALSPSFRIPNPYPDNPYLRAATARYTRLLHAERHVPLRPPPLNLSSNAPPLASLSISVADPSAPLVHAVDESYRLSISADNSSSAAELVAATTWGAIRGLETLSQLAWGDPPAVPAGIRIEDRPLFPHRGLLLDTSRNYYPVRDILRTIRAMSHNKLNVFHWHITDSQSFPILLPSVPDLALRGSYGPSMRYSPEDVRRVVRYAMRRGVRVVPEIDAPGHTGSWAEAYPEIVTCANRFWAPPDGPALAAEPGTGQLNPLEPKTYDVVRSVLRDVAALFPESFLHAGADEVNTACWEQDPVIKRFLNAGGTHGQILETFVNSTRPFIVSALNRTVVYWEDVLLGSVAKMGSASMLPPETTVLQTWNNGPNNTKVLTAAGYRVIVSSWNFYYLDCGFGGWPGNDSRYDRQIADEQGQPFNYAGGDGGSWCAPFKSWQRVYDYDITYGLSESEAVLVLGGEVALWSEQADGSVVDGRLWPRAAAAAEALWSGNRDEAGGKRYAEATDRLAEWRQRMVERGIAAEPIQPLWCIRNPTMCNMVQ